A single Triticum dicoccoides isolate Atlit2015 ecotype Zavitan chromosome 2A, WEW_v2.0, whole genome shotgun sequence DNA region contains:
- the LOC119359129 gene encoding origin of replication complex subunit 6-like encodes MDMSAIAARLGLSGSRPVVRKAAELRRLCDINFDSSVLGIGEVCKAIICLEIAATKFQVIFDRSEAVRMSGMSEKAFIRSFNALQNGLGVKTTLDVRELGIQFGCVRLIPFVQKGLALYKERFLAALPPSRRSSTDFGRPVFTAAAFYLCAKRHKLKVDKLKLIELCGTSSSEFTTVSTSMGDLCFDVFGIAKEKKDPTSIKGNRELLDVLPSKRKHEDDSDHSDESSGDDNDDELDLPTHKRHKKMEKQAYNQWKSSVISTNKQAKPDPTKPRKQAQLNFKKKLPDAALEVPPPAS; translated from the exons atgGACATGTCGGCGATCGCCGCCCGCCTCGGCCTCTCCGGGTCCCGCCCCGTCGTGCGCAAGGccgccgagctccgccgcctctGCGACATCAACTTCGACTCCTCCGTCCTCGGCATC GGGGAGGTGTGCAAGGCCATCATCTGCCTCGAGATCGCCGCGACCAA GTTTCAAGTGATATTTGATCGGTCGGAGGCGGTGCGGATGAGTGGGATGTCCGAGAAGGCATTCATCAGATCATTCAATGCGCTGCAGAATGGGCTTGGTGTCAA GACGACACTGGATGTGCGTGAATTGGGCATCCAGTTCGGCTGTGTCAGGTTGATACCTTTTGTGCAGAAGGGATTGGCGCT GTACAAAGAACGTTTCCTGGCTGCATTGCCTCCTTCTCGACGCTCAAGCACGGACTTTGGCCGCCCAGTGTTTACTGCAGCAGCATTCTATTTATGTGCGAAGAGGCATAAG CTCAAAGTTGACAAACTGAAGCTAATTGAACTTTGTGGTACATCTAGCTCTGAATTTACAACG GTTTCAACATCCATGGGAGACCTTTGTTTTGATGTTTTTGGGATAGCCAAGGAGAAGAAGGATCCAACCTCCATCAAAGGGAATAGAG AACTGCTGGATGTTTTGCCTAGCAAAAGGAAACATGAGGATGACAGCGATCATTCTGATGAATCATCTggggatgacaatgatgatgagctAGAT CTACCAACCCACAAAAGGCACAAGAAGATGGAGAAACAAGCGTACAATCAGTGGAAGTCTTCAGTTATCTCCACCAACAAGCAAGCCAAACCAG ACCCTACTAAGCCCAGGAAGCAAGCTCAGCTCAACTTCAAGAAGAAACTGCCAGACGCCGCCTTGGAAGTGCCGCCACCAGCTAGCTAA